The Thermomonospora amylolytica sequence GCCGGGTGGTACAGCGGCGCGAAGCAGAACGTGATGCCGACCTCCTCGGCCACCCGCACGGCGGCCTGCGGCGGCAGGTCGATCGCCACCCCCAGGGCCTCCAGCACGTCCGCCGACCCGCTGGAGGAGGTGGCGGCGCGGTTGCCGTGCTTGACGATCCGCACCCCCGCCGCGGCGGCCACGATCGAGGCCATGGTGGAGAAGTTGACGGTGTGCGCGCGGTCCCCGCCGGTGCCCACCAGGTCGGCGATCCGCGCCCCCTCGGGGGCAGGGACCCGGATCCGGGTGGCGTTGGCGAGCATCCCCTCGGCCAGCCCGGCGACCTCGGCGACCGTCTCCCCCTTGGCCCGCAGCGCCACGGCGAACCCGGCGATCTGCACGTCGGTGGCCTCGCCCGACATGATCTCGTTCATCGCCCACGCCGTCTCCTCCGCCGACAGCGACTCGCCGTCGAGCAGGGCGTTCAGCAGTGCGGGCCAGGTTCTGCGCGCGTCCATGGGGTTCCCCCGAGGAGTAGGTGTCGGCAATGCGGAGGGCGGCCGCGGACGGCGCCGCCCGGGCTCGGCCGCTCGGGCTAGCGGACCGGCAACCGGGCGGCCCGGCGCCGCCGCAGCTGGTCCGCCACCGCCTCGGCCAGCGCCATCGGGTCCAGCGGCTGGCTCACCACGGCGTCGGCCCGCGACCAGGTCGCCAGCCACCCGTCGTCGCGCCGGGCGATGATCGCCACGAACGGCGGGCAGTCGTAGACCTCGTCCTTGGCCTGCCGGCAGACCCCGAGCCCGCCGGCCGGCTGCGCCTCCGCGTCCACCACGGCCACGTCGATGTCGCCCTCGTCCAGCCGCGCCACCACGGCGGGCTGGGTGGCGACCTCCACGTACTCCACCCTCGGCAGGTCGGCCGCCGGCCGCCGGCCGACCGCCATCCGCACCTGCGCGCGGGTGTCGGCGTCGTCGCTGTAGACCAGGACCTTCATGGGGGCTTCGCCGTCGGCGGCGGCGGGCCCGGACGGGGAGATGCTCATGGCAGGCAAGGCTACCGGGTCCGGGCCGGGCGGACCCCCTAACGGGGGGTCCTGCGCGGGACCACCCCCGGGTGCCGCAATAATGTCGCCCGTGGCAACAGCATCCGCGATTCAAACAACTCCGCACGCTCGGACCAACCGTCCCAACCTGGTCAGCGTGGGGACGATCGTCTGGCTGTCGTCCGAGCTGATGTTCTTCGCGGCGTTGTTCGCGATGTTCTTCACCATCCGCTCGGTGACCATCGGCCAGGACGGCCAGCACGCGTGGCCCGGCGCCGAGCTGGACCTGCCGCTGTCGGCCTTCAACACCACCATCCTGGTGCTGTCCTCGGTGACCTGCCAGATGGGCGTGTTCAAGGCCGAGGCCGGCAAGGTCGGGCGTGACGGCAGCATCTTCAACGTCGCCAGGTGGGGACTGCGCGAGTGGTACGTGCTCACCTTCCTGATGGGCGCGTACTTCGTGGGCGGCCAGATCTTCGAGTACTACAACCTGGTCACCCACGACGGTCTGACGCTGTCGTCGTCGGCGTACGGCTCGGTCTTCTACATGACGACCGGCTTCCACGGCCTGCACGTGACCGGCGGGCTCATCGCCTTCCTGTTCGTCCTGGGCCGCACCTACGCCGCCAAGCGCTGGACCCACGAGCAGGCGACCAGCGCGATCGTCGTGTCCTACTACTGGCACTTCGTCGACGTGGTCTGGATCGGCCTGTTCGGCGTGATCTACCTGCTCGACCTGTAGCCTCTGCCCGACTTCCACCGACATGACCCGAACGGGGATATCCGTGAAAAGGTTCACCGCATGGCGACGGCGCCCGTGGGCGGGCTACGCCGTCGTGCTGGCGGCCCTGGCGGCGATCGGGGCGATCTACGCCGGATTCTCGCCGCGCACCGACCCTGCCGAGGCGGCCCACTCCGCGCAGGCCGCCGCCGACCTGGCCAACGGCCGGCAGCTCTACAACAAGAACTGCGCCAGCTGCCACGGACCCAACGCCGAGGGCACCCGGGACGCCCAGGGCCGCCCGCTGGCGCCCAGCCTGATCGGCGTCGGCGCGGCCTCGGTCGACTTCCAGGTCTCCACGGGCCGCATGCCCGCGATGAACCCCGGCGCGCAGATGCCGCGCAAGGAGCCGATCCCGGAGTTCAACACCAACATCCCGACCGACTTCCACGACCCCGAGCAGCGGGAGCGGGCCGAGAAGCAGAAGGCCCAGGCCGAGAAGAACCTGGCCGACCTGCGCAACTACATCCAGTCGCTGGGCGGCGGGCCCGAGGTGCCCAGCGCCGCGATGGTCGACCCCGAGGGCGGTGACGTCGCGCTCGGCGGCAAGCTGTTCCGCACCAACTGCGCCCAGTGCCACAACTTCGTCGGCTCCGGCGGCGCGCTGACCGGCGGCAAGTACGCCCCGC is a genomic window containing:
- a CDS encoding type 2 periplasmic-binding domain-containing protein, which produces MSISPSGPAAADGEAPMKVLVYSDDADTRAQVRMAVGRRPAADLPRVEYVEVATQPAVVARLDEGDIDVAVVDAEAQPAGGLGVCRQAKDEVYDCPPFVAIIARRDDGWLATWSRADAVVSQPLDPMALAEAVADQLRRRRAARLPVR
- the ctaE gene encoding aa3-type cytochrome oxidase subunit III; its protein translation is MSPVATASAIQTTPHARTNRPNLVSVGTIVWLSSELMFFAALFAMFFTIRSVTIGQDGQHAWPGAELDLPLSAFNTTILVLSSVTCQMGVFKAEAGKVGRDGSIFNVARWGLREWYVLTFLMGAYFVGGQIFEYYNLVTHDGLTLSSSAYGSVFYMTTGFHGLHVTGGLIAFLFVLGRTYAAKRWTHEQATSAIVVSYYWHFVDVVWIGLFGVIYLLDL
- the qcrC gene encoding cytochrome bc1 complex diheme cytochrome c subunit, which codes for MKRFTAWRRRPWAGYAVVLAALAAIGAIYAGFSPRTDPAEAAHSAQAAADLANGRQLYNKNCASCHGPNAEGTRDAQGRPLAPSLIGVGAASVDFQVSTGRMPAMNPGAQMPRKEPIPEFNTNIPTDFHDPEQRERAEKQKAQAEKNLADLRNYIQSLGGGPEVPSAAMVDPEGGDVALGGKLFRTNCAQCHNFVGSGGALTGGKYAPPLSDDDVTPTQIYEAMLTGPQAMPVFNDTTLTPEQKKAIIAYVVQTREEPNPGGNGLGRIGPVAEGLTGWLVGMSMLVLAAMWLTAKKPKKLKKS